In one window of Paraflavitalea soli DNA:
- a CDS encoding glycogen/starch synthase, whose protein sequence is MLTKKRILFIANEMSPYLELTEFSETVNRLAIKANEGGFEVRCIMPRFGVINERRHRLHEVVRLSGINVSVDNDDFPLQIKVASLPNARLQVYFLDNEDLFKRKQIFHDDDEKWFDDNGLRTVFFCKGALETVKKFGWPPDIIHCSGWMTGLIPLYQKTAYKKEPVFAHSKVIYTLGNNSFKEKLSPNFLKLANISPNIKDKDLEPFKELNNTALMRGGATYADAVTFGAEKVDKKLVEEFGKVKGKKVLTYNAESDLTDYLQLYSDLAK, encoded by the coding sequence ATGCTGACAAAGAAAAGAATTTTATTTATTGCCAACGAAATGTCTCCTTACCTGGAGCTGACAGAATTCTCGGAAACTGTTAACCGTCTGGCGATAAAAGCAAATGAAGGAGGTTTCGAAGTTCGTTGCATTATGCCCCGGTTCGGGGTGATCAATGAGAGGAGGCACAGGCTCCATGAAGTTGTTCGGTTGTCGGGGATCAACGTTTCTGTTGACAATGATGATTTCCCCCTCCAGATCAAAGTAGCTTCTTTGCCCAACGCCCGTTTGCAGGTATATTTCCTCGACAATGAAGACCTGTTCAAACGCAAGCAAATATTCCATGATGATGATGAAAAGTGGTTTGACGACAATGGCCTGAGAACAGTATTTTTCTGCAAAGGTGCCCTGGAAACAGTGAAGAAATTCGGATGGCCGCCTGACATTATTCATTGCAGCGGCTGGATGACCGGTCTTATTCCCCTGTATCAAAAGACAGCTTATAAAAAAGAACCTGTATTTGCCCACAGTAAGGTGATCTACACCCTCGGCAACAACAGTTTTAAGGAAAAGCTGAGCCCCAACTTCCTGAAACTGGCTAATATCAGCCCCAATATCAAGGACAAAGACCTGGAGCCCTTCAAGGAGCTTAACAATACCGCATTAATGCGTGGGGGAGCTACTTATGCCGATGCGGTTACTTTTGGTGCTGAAAAGGTAGATAAGAAGCTGGTAGAGGAGTTTGGAAAGGTGAAAGGTAAAAAAGTACTTACCTACAATGCTGAGTCCGATTTAACAGACTATTTGCAATTGTATTCCGACCTTGCCAAATAG